Genomic DNA from Paenibacillus sp. MBLB1832:
AAAGCTGAAAGGAGCCTACTCCTCATGTTCAGGCGTGATTATTTGATGCGGCAGATTGAGCAATTGACTGTAGTGCTGCACCGGATCCTTTTTCAAAAAGAACATCTCCCGATTGAAGATGCCCAGAGACAGTTGGATGAAGCGAGCCGACATCTATTAGGGCTGAATATCCGTTCCTTGCAAGCTTTGTCCAGCAAAGATATTGTGGAGCTGCTTACTTATCAAGGGAATCTCGATACGGCTAAAGCGCTGGTCATCAGCGATATGTTGGTCGGGCAAGGCGATTTGCTCCAGAAGCATGGGGAAAATGGGGAAGCCTACTGGGCGTACCTGAAATCCTTGGATCTCCTCTTGCATGTGTCTGTCCATGATGAGGTCGAACCTCACGAGGAAATCAATGAAGAGATCGACTCACGGTTGCGAACGAGCTTAGCGTATCTGCAAGGCTGGGCAATCCCAGCGGGGGTGCAGCGTCTCCTGTTTACACATTATGAGAAGATCGGGCAATATGCGAAGGCAGAAGATGCCTTGTTTCATTTTATGGAGGATCATCCAGATGAGAGGGATGTGCCGAGGCAAGGGCTGCTTTTTTATGAGAAGCTGTTACAGGTTGAGGATGAACAATTGATTGCTGGCAATTTTAGCAGGGAAGAAGTTATTGAGGGTCTAACCATCATGAAGCAGAAAATGCAATTATAGAGGTTCATCTATTTTATAAAACTGAAGGTGTGGAAGAAATGGCCTGGTATCAGGAAAGTTTTGGGAACGACTACTTGCTGGTCTATAAACATCGGGACCTTCAAGGTGCTTACCATGAAGTGAAGAAGATGGTGGATTGGCTGGGCTTAGCTCAGGGTGCTCGGATTTTGGACTTGTGCTGCGGGATGGGGCGTCATTCGATGGCGCTTGCCGAATTCGGGTTTGAGGTGACGGGGGTTGATTTGTCCTCGGTGCTATTAGAAGAAGCGGTGAAGCAGGATAGCGAAAAGCAAGTGACCTGGATACCAGGGGACATGCGCGAGGTGCCGTTAACCGAGCCTTTTGATGCGGTTGTAAATTTGTTTACGTCTTTCGGGTATTTTGACGAGGATGAGCAGAACGAGAGGGTCCTCCATGAAATGCATCGTTTGCTAAAAAGGAACGGCCGTTTTATTATCGATTTTCTTAATCCCGATTATGTAAAAGCGAATCTGGTTGCTCAATCCGAACGGATAGAGGATGATGTTACCATTCGTGAAATGCGCTCGATTGAAGATGGTTGTGTACGCAAGCGTATCGTCATTTCGGAACCCGCTCAACAAGATCGTCACTATTTGGAACAGGTGAAAT
This window encodes:
- a CDS encoding DUF6483 family protein, whose product is MFRRDYLMRQIEQLTVVLHRILFQKEHLPIEDAQRQLDEASRHLLGLNIRSLQALSSKDIVELLTYQGNLDTAKALVISDMLVGQGDLLQKHGENGEAYWAYLKSLDLLLHVSVHDEVEPHEEINEEIDSRLRTSLAYLQGWAIPAGVQRLLFTHYEKIGQYAKAEDALFHFMEDHPDERDVPRQGLLFYEKLLQVEDEQLIAGNFSREEVIEGLTIMKQKMQL
- a CDS encoding class I SAM-dependent methyltransferase; protein product: MAWYQESFGNDYLLVYKHRDLQGAYHEVKKMVDWLGLAQGARILDLCCGMGRHSMALAEFGFEVTGVDLSSVLLEEAVKQDSEKQVTWIPGDMREVPLTEPFDAVVNLFTSFGYFDEDEQNERVLHEMHRLLKRNGRFIIDFLNPDYVKANLVAQSERIEDDVTIREMRSIEDGCVRKRIVISEPAQQDRHYLEQVKLYERPTFEAMLQRAGLRIDQVYGDYEGNPYAQASSSRLIFVGHKEG